Proteins encoded together in one Planctopirus ephydatiae window:
- a CDS encoding glycine C-acetyltransferase — MSTRFLEHISGQLDQIRSAGTYKSERVITTPQNSTIQVAGGKPVLNFCANNYLGLAQHPAVQAAAAEALEEWGYGLASVRFICGTQGLHKQLESALSKFLGMEDTILYSSCFDANGGLFETLLGAEDAIISDALNHASIIDGIRLCKAQRFRYANNNMTELEERLKEASGARFRLIATDGVFSMDGYIANLPAICELADKYDAMIMVDDSHAVGFTGPNGRGTHEYHNVMDRIDIMTGTLGKALGGASGGYTSGRQPIIDLLRQRSRPYLFSNTLAPPIAAASLKALELLSESTHLRDQLEANTAWFRNALQSAGLKVLPGTHPICPVMLGDAALAAQFADRMLAEGVYVIGFSYPVVPQGQARIRTQISAAHSQQDLETAATAFTKVWKELAV; from the coding sequence CGACTCCACAGAATTCAACCATTCAAGTTGCAGGAGGAAAGCCAGTCCTGAACTTCTGCGCGAATAACTATCTCGGTTTAGCACAGCATCCCGCAGTTCAAGCGGCGGCGGCCGAGGCTCTGGAGGAATGGGGCTACGGGCTAGCCTCAGTGCGTTTTATCTGTGGTACACAAGGGCTACATAAACAGCTTGAGAGCGCACTCAGCAAGTTTCTCGGAATGGAAGATACGATTCTTTACTCCTCCTGCTTCGATGCGAATGGCGGGCTGTTCGAAACATTGCTGGGAGCGGAAGATGCGATCATCTCTGATGCACTCAACCATGCGAGCATCATCGATGGTATCCGCTTATGCAAAGCTCAACGGTTTCGCTATGCCAACAACAATATGACCGAGCTTGAAGAACGACTTAAAGAAGCCTCCGGGGCTCGTTTTCGCCTCATCGCGACAGATGGAGTCTTCTCCATGGATGGCTACATCGCGAATCTTCCTGCAATCTGCGAACTGGCGGATAAGTATGATGCGATGATTATGGTCGACGATTCTCATGCTGTTGGTTTCACTGGCCCCAATGGGCGAGGAACGCACGAATATCATAACGTCATGGATCGCATTGACATTATGACCGGTACGCTTGGTAAAGCCCTGGGAGGTGCCAGTGGAGGCTATACCAGTGGACGCCAGCCGATCATTGATCTCTTGAGACAGCGTTCAAGACCTTACCTCTTCTCGAACACTCTTGCTCCTCCCATTGCTGCGGCTTCGCTCAAGGCGTTAGAGCTTCTGAGTGAATCGACTCATTTGCGTGATCAATTGGAGGCCAATACGGCCTGGTTTCGGAATGCACTGCAAAGTGCGGGGCTGAAGGTGCTTCCGGGGACGCACCCCATCTGCCCGGTCATGCTGGGTGATGCCGCCCTGGCTGCTCAATTTGCAGATCGCATGCTAGCCGAAGGAGTTTATGTCATCGGCTTCTCTTACCCGGTCGTCCCCCAGGGACAAGCCCGCATTCGCACACAGATTTCAGCGGCTCACTCGCAACAAGATCTGGAAACTGCAGCGACAGCATTTACTAAAGTCTGGAAAGAGCTGGCCGTCTAG
- a CDS encoding M60 family metallopeptidase: MSYRHVLILSLACCLWTENLLAQSGKSQGTKPTATKPATKPSAKSSSKKGATARTETSKFDPELWKPHQDFLLEGVTEIKISGAPGTILPYGPEAFPVVVSTNKGKTSVAAAAAEFGKGRVVAFCHNDLLGSGPANHTMTGRFISNCIAWAGHKEKAPGTVKVAVMGKRNLFQQLQSAKIAAIEVGGKNWLAQTRGADVIIAETDGLADDELRGLEAFVKDGGGLISVTLIWAWQQYGKGGNAATDNQSNKLFSKAGIVWLDATQEGQDEIFKVINPVPKFSNAGYATQHLKDALETKVPPTAEEMAMIASTLEPALVGIPWKMDHGVVAQLIAFVEDLKKQIPVPTSKQPVKAKQADAKLLVGLQTGYYLQLPLEEMKPAPTASVFPGAVPANAKKVTRKVIINTETTRWKSTGLYAAPGTLVKVKVPRNIVGQKFEIQIGSHSDSLWSKDEWKRPPAVIRQFPIDKVEFEVGNAYGGLIYVVVPEKTPAGKFEVEFSNVVDAPYFVHGETDISDWRFTIRNYPAPWAELETRHLVITVPSELVRKLDFPDKLMNHWAAVLDACADLYSISRNRPYAERFVFDDQISAGFMHSGYPIMCFTNPSAPEVVDLNFLENKGGWGFYHELGHNHQKGDWTFQGTGEVTNNLTPLYVIDTLTPKAFSHDAIQQPERDNRERKYVTNGAPFSTWQEDPFLALTMYIQLKEQFGWQPFRDVFLEYEKLQKDERPKSEMDKRDQWMMRFSRKVNRNLGPFFQYWGVPTSENARQMIKDLPTWMPPGRPGSQT, encoded by the coding sequence ATGTCATATCGACACGTACTGATTTTGAGCCTCGCCTGCTGTCTATGGACAGAAAACCTCCTGGCGCAATCAGGAAAATCACAAGGTACGAAGCCGACGGCAACGAAACCGGCAACCAAGCCCTCAGCCAAATCCTCATCCAAAAAAGGGGCTACTGCCCGCACAGAAACCTCAAAGTTTGATCCAGAACTCTGGAAGCCGCACCAGGATTTTCTTCTGGAAGGTGTCACTGAGATCAAAATCAGTGGTGCTCCAGGAACAATCCTCCCTTACGGCCCCGAAGCTTTTCCTGTGGTGGTTTCGACCAACAAAGGGAAAACCAGTGTGGCAGCGGCGGCGGCGGAGTTTGGCAAAGGTCGAGTTGTGGCTTTTTGCCACAATGATCTGCTTGGCTCAGGTCCAGCCAATCACACGATGACTGGCCGCTTCATCAGCAACTGTATTGCCTGGGCTGGACACAAAGAAAAAGCCCCCGGCACAGTGAAGGTGGCTGTGATGGGGAAGCGAAATCTGTTTCAGCAACTGCAGTCCGCGAAGATCGCAGCCATTGAAGTTGGAGGGAAAAACTGGCTGGCACAAACTCGCGGAGCTGATGTCATCATTGCTGAAACTGATGGACTTGCTGATGACGAGCTCCGTGGCCTTGAAGCGTTCGTCAAGGACGGTGGAGGACTGATTTCCGTCACCTTGATCTGGGCGTGGCAACAATATGGCAAAGGGGGCAACGCCGCCACGGATAACCAATCAAACAAGCTCTTCTCAAAGGCGGGCATTGTCTGGCTGGATGCCACACAAGAAGGTCAGGATGAGATTTTCAAAGTCATTAATCCGGTTCCAAAGTTTTCCAATGCCGGCTATGCCACCCAGCATCTTAAGGATGCGTTAGAGACGAAAGTCCCACCCACTGCCGAAGAAATGGCAATGATTGCCTCCACTCTGGAACCAGCACTGGTGGGCATTCCCTGGAAGATGGATCACGGAGTGGTGGCACAACTGATTGCTTTTGTCGAAGACCTCAAAAAACAGATCCCAGTGCCTACGTCGAAACAACCGGTCAAAGCCAAACAGGCCGACGCCAAGTTGCTCGTTGGTCTTCAGACAGGTTACTACCTGCAGCTTCCGTTGGAAGAGATGAAGCCTGCTCCGACGGCGTCGGTTTTTCCGGGGGCAGTTCCAGCAAATGCTAAAAAGGTCACTCGAAAAGTGATAATCAACACCGAAACCACTCGCTGGAAAAGCACAGGGCTTTATGCGGCCCCGGGAACGCTGGTAAAGGTCAAAGTTCCCCGAAACATTGTGGGCCAGAAGTTTGAAATCCAGATTGGCAGTCACTCGGATTCCCTCTGGTCGAAAGATGAATGGAAGCGACCACCGGCAGTCATCCGCCAGTTCCCCATCGACAAAGTCGAGTTTGAAGTTGGCAATGCTTATGGAGGGTTAATCTACGTTGTCGTTCCCGAGAAAACTCCTGCCGGGAAGTTTGAAGTCGAGTTTTCGAATGTGGTCGATGCACCCTATTTTGTGCATGGCGAAACGGATATCAGCGACTGGCGATTTACGATTCGTAACTATCCCGCCCCCTGGGCCGAACTGGAGACGAGACACCTTGTCATTACGGTTCCCAGCGAACTCGTCCGTAAGCTCGATTTTCCAGATAAGCTCATGAACCACTGGGCCGCAGTCCTCGATGCCTGTGCTGATCTCTACTCGATTTCGAGAAATCGACCTTATGCCGAGCGTTTTGTGTTTGATGATCAGATCAGTGCCGGGTTCATGCACAGTGGTTATCCCATCATGTGCTTTACAAATCCCTCGGCACCCGAAGTTGTCGATCTCAATTTCCTTGAGAACAAAGGGGGTTGGGGTTTCTATCACGAGTTAGGCCATAATCACCAAAAGGGAGATTGGACTTTCCAGGGGACAGGTGAAGTGACGAACAACCTCACACCTCTGTATGTCATTGACACCCTCACACCCAAAGCTTTTTCTCACGATGCGATTCAACAGCCAGAGCGTGACAATCGCGAACGCAAATATGTCACGAACGGTGCTCCTTTCAGCACCTGGCAGGAAGATCCTTTCCTCGCTCTGACCATGTACATTCAGCTCAAGGAGCAATTCGGCTGGCAACCCTTCCGTGATGTCTTCCTCGAATACGAAAAGCTTCAGAAAGACGAGCGTCCCAAATCGGAAATGGATAAACGCGATCAGTGGATGATGCGGTTTTCACGTAAAGTGAATCGCAATTTAGGGCCGTTTTTCCAATATTGGGGAGTCCCCACGAGTGAAAATGCCCGCCAGATGATTAAAGATCTCCCCACCTGGATGCCACCTGGGAGACCCGGTTCGCAAACCTGA
- a CDS encoding trimeric intracellular cation channel family protein yields MPFLYFLEHLSVAFGAIAGVLAGRGKRVDLFGILVLGMVTATGGGTLRDLILDVPVFWLKDPNFVYTVVVASCLMFVTARYRKTPLKLLIFADAAGLAFVAIVGTSKTLSLGHAGIICIVMGVTSGVAGGIIRDVLCSEFPSIFRIDFYWYATAAFCGACCYLALHLVQGPNPINLIVSSALILILRLAALRYRWRLPEFRTHEDTHTISVDKLPPVA; encoded by the coding sequence ATGCCGTTTCTGTATTTTCTCGAGCATCTCTCTGTCGCCTTTGGGGCCATTGCCGGTGTGCTTGCCGGCCGTGGAAAGCGAGTCGATCTGTTTGGGATTCTGGTTCTCGGAATGGTCACTGCTACTGGAGGAGGGACCTTACGAGACCTGATTCTCGACGTCCCGGTCTTCTGGCTGAAAGATCCGAATTTTGTTTACACGGTGGTGGTTGCATCGTGCCTGATGTTCGTGACGGCACGCTACCGCAAAACTCCCCTGAAGCTCCTAATCTTCGCCGATGCCGCTGGGCTGGCGTTTGTCGCTATCGTAGGGACATCCAAGACACTCTCGCTGGGGCATGCGGGAATCATCTGCATTGTGATGGGCGTAACCAGCGGAGTCGCTGGTGGGATTATTCGAGATGTCCTCTGCAGCGAATTCCCCAGCATCTTCCGCATTGATTTCTACTGGTACGCGACAGCAGCCTTTTGCGGTGCCTGCTGCTATCTGGCACTTCACTTGGTGCAGGGGCCCAACCCGATCAACCTCATCGTCTCTTCCGCCTTGATTCTGATCCTGAGACTGGCGGCACTTCGGTATCGCTGGCGGCTTCCCGAATTCCGTACGCACGAAGACACCCACACCATCTCGGTCGATAAACTTCCTCCAGTGGCTTAA
- the hisA gene encoding 1-(5-phosphoribosyl)-5-[(5-phosphoribosylamino)methylideneamino]imidazole-4-carboxamide isomerase: protein MEILPAIDLRGGKCVRLRQGDYALETVFGDDPVAMAQKWAATGADRLHLVDLDGAKAGYPVNHEIVRAIVSELSIPCELGGGFRSEESVRFMLEDVGLDRAIIGTQALKEPAWFQDLVKKYPGRIALGLDARDGKVATAGWLEVSAVSALELASQFVGLPLAAVIYTNIANDGMMQGVDEGTIADMQRLADLGFAVIASGGVTTLDDVRRLEAVHQEQPHLVGAIIGRAIYEGTIRVEEAVALTR, encoded by the coding sequence ATGGAAATTCTGCCGGCAATCGATTTGCGTGGAGGCAAATGTGTGCGACTTCGCCAGGGTGATTATGCCCTGGAGACCGTTTTTGGTGATGACCCGGTCGCCATGGCCCAAAAATGGGCAGCCACAGGTGCAGACCGGCTTCATCTGGTCGATCTTGATGGAGCGAAAGCCGGCTACCCCGTGAATCATGAAATCGTGAGAGCAATCGTCAGTGAGCTGTCGATTCCCTGTGAGTTGGGAGGCGGGTTTCGCTCCGAGGAATCAGTGCGATTCATGCTCGAAGATGTTGGCCTGGACCGTGCGATTATCGGTACGCAGGCACTCAAAGAACCGGCGTGGTTTCAAGATTTGGTCAAAAAGTATCCCGGGAGAATCGCCCTGGGACTGGATGCTCGCGATGGAAAGGTGGCGACGGCGGGTTGGCTCGAAGTCTCGGCCGTCTCGGCACTGGAATTGGCATCGCAGTTTGTTGGTCTCCCGCTCGCAGCGGTGATCTATACCAATATTGCCAACGATGGCATGATGCAAGGTGTCGACGAAGGGACCATTGCCGACATGCAGCGTCTGGCCGATCTGGGTTTTGCCGTGATCGCTTCAGGTGGGGTGACGACCCTGGACGATGTGCGCCGCCTGGAGGCGGTTCATCAGGAGCAGCCCCATCTGGTGGGAGCGATTATCGGTCGCGCGATTTACGAAGGAACGATTCGCGTTGAAGAGGCGGTGGCTCTCACCCGTTGA